CCCTCTTTAATTGCACCAGCTATTTTTAAATACGTATATGCTTGAGATCTGGCTAATCTATAATCTTTTATGAATTTTTCAAAACTTTTATATCCATCAAGCTTGTAATAAGCTTTATTTTTGATTTCCATTAAAATATACATGGCCTCTATTTTATTATAAATATCCTCTTTTACATTATCTTTTAGTTTATTTTTTAAAAATTCAAATCTTTCTTTATCGTTAAATGCTTGAACATCATTATTGGCATTTAAAATAGAATTTTTATTGTGGTTTAAATTTCTTGGATTAATAGCTATTTCATTAATGTTTTTTTTATTCATAAAAAATCCTTGTTTTGTTAAAATTCTAATTTATAAATTGTCTAGCGCTGGACAATTTATTTTGAGAGTTTCCATTTTTTCCGAATAAATTTTTATATGAGATATTAAATTTTTTAATATATAATTATATTCTAATATATAATTTGAGTTTAAATCGAATTCACTATTAGTTGCAATTTTTTTATTCAAACCTTCTTTTTCTGATACAACACCTAAAAAGTTATTCTTTTTTTGCATTATTTTTAACAATTCTTTATGTGTATTAGTTTTTTTAAATCTAGTTATAATAAAAAAAATTGGTACTAACTTTTCTAAACTTTTAATGAAAAATTCCAAAAGTTCGTAACTTTCAAATGTCCATTTTTCAGCTGTCATTGGTATCACAATATAATGAGTGGCATTTAAAGCA
This genomic stretch from Borreliella valaisiana VS116 harbors:
- a CDS encoding chromosome replication/partitioning protein, whose translation is MNKKNINEIAINPRNLNHNKNSILNANNDVQAFNDKERFEFLKNKLKDNVKEDIYNKIEAMYILMEIKNKAYYKLDGYKSFEKFIKDYRLARSQAYTYLKIAGAIKEGVLKQEYLVENGFRQSMLFLINHENEVGKLPNQSSKKFLRLQLKNQESYFFYKKNYKFTEFFLDKVFLDKKDWIEQIMKEFKEKI